The Lolium rigidum isolate FL_2022 chromosome 1, APGP_CSIRO_Lrig_0.1, whole genome shotgun sequence region TGGAAGTGTTCTGAGCTGTGGCATGTTCCTCCCACACTGCAAAAATCTTGCCACCATTCCTGGCTTACCGTCACCCTCTGAAGAATCTGAATGGTCACAAGAATTTTGCACGACGAGACCGCTGATAACACGATGCCCCCAAATGGAGGAAGCTGACAGATCACAAGAACGCCATAAACAGAATCAAGGACAGGTCGCCTCACGTTCACTTCCCCTTCTTCGGCTTCCCAACAGGTTTCTTCTCTGGAACATAGTCTGGATCTCGCTTGTCCCTCGATACCGGAGTGATTTGCTCTAGCAGGTCGATCTCTACTTTGACCGTGCTGTCGCTGATTTTGCTACGTGTGCCCCTGGCAGGTGGCTCTGAGAGTCTTGGAATCGTCCTTGGGGAGTTGGCTTGATTCCGTGTGCCCATGGCAGGTGGTAGCTCTGAAACTTTTGGAGTTGTCCTTGGGGAGTTGGACTGCTTTCTTCTTCGGTTCTTCGAACCATTTTGTAGCTGCAAGCCCATTTGTACGCTGAAATGGACAATCATGTTAGTTTGCATCCATAGTATACACATCACATAAACCAAACCGGACAGCTAATAGTAGTTTGCTGGAAGCCTGCTGCGATATTTAATTAGAAATTGAAATCCAATAAATAATAGATGAAGGCAGGCCTTTTTTATCAGTGAGGCATTGCTGTATTGCTGTACGCTACGCTAGGGCCATATCGGCtgacaactttgcatgagcaacaGCAAGCACAAATTCGATCCAACAAAAAATAAGAACGATCTAGATGTAGTataatattcaagttctactgacAGCAGTCACCACAATAATGGAATAGATGAGGTGTGATCTGGCATACCTAGGCATGGCCTCAATATCCTCCTTGAACATTAATTTTGAAACGGAACCTGAATCATCACATGCAGCATCTGCTCAAGAGGAACCAACAGAATCAGATATTAGTCATCATGCTCATCAATAATCAGCATACATAGCAAATCAAAGATCACAACACACCCTTATGTTTTTCGTGTGATAAGTCCATCATCTTTCTCTCAAAAGGAATAAGGTCATTCAAATGTTTCACCTTCAAAGGAAAGCCATGCTTCAGATCCTACGTTAAAGTTTGGCATTATTTTCCACATGTCAGCATGCATTATTACATTTGTGATTTTACTGGTATGAAAGAAAGACACCAAAAAAATTCATGTGTTTGAGAGGGGTTCCAGTACCTCAATGGGACCTGATTTGAAGAATGTGGGCTCATTGTTTTTATGGTCACCACCTGCTACAAAGGAATTTGAATCAAAACGCTGGTGGTGGCACTGCCGGAATTTTGTTAGGGACATAAAATATGTCGTCAGCTCTTTCAAATTTTGAGAAACATTAGAATGTGCTAAGTTGTTGGCCCAAGACAAGGGACATTGGATAATAGTTTATTGGCATGTCCTAAAACCTTGAAACACATTACAACTATTGGAATTGAGTTTTCACTGGGAACTTGAAACTGGCGAAGAAATATATATTACATGCACAGATAATCATAGGTGGTTAGTAAGAAAAATAGTTTGTACAGCTTCATGGCACTTATCAAAGAATTGCAGAAACTTTATTGTAATCAGTACCTGGCCGGTTTCTAACAACATCAACTTGCTTAAATTTTGTGATGTTTATCGGATTTCCATCAATCTTTGTCCTGACTCTTCGAAGGTCCTCGGGAGTATCCCGCACGACAGAGTAACTTCGTTTTTTAGTCTGCAAATCCAGTATACCCTTAGACAAACAGGTGTGGCATATAACCGAATGGGCTTGAGATACCATTCACATGACAACTTTGTACAAGCAAAGAGCACTCACGGACTCAATGTTGTCATCATTATGGTTGAAAAGGCCACGACTGGCAGCAGTTTTTGTCGGAACTGTGTCTGCAGCAGCATTACTATCATAACCATGACGATGGATTGGAAAAGGTGACGCTGAAGGTGAGGACACATTTGGACTAAATGAAGAATATCCAAGGGCTGGTTCTTTGTCATCCTTCCAGCTAATCGGAAGAGGAATATAACCATCAATAACTCCAGCTGAATCTGGATCCACAACCCGCTCCTGAATTATCTTGATTAGCGTAGCGCACTCAGACCTAACATCAAAATTAAGATTCCAAAATATTCTATTAGTACTGTCACTTAAATCTTCACAAATGTTTATTTGTACAGAATAGAGGTATATGTTAAAATGACACCAGTCGTGACTTTTGGTTGCTATTATCACAGGATGCAGGGACATAGCATAACATATTCTTGAGGGTAAGCAACTTTCAAACACAGCTAGATGATCGTTATTTTTTGAGAAAACACAAACTGTTTTGTTTATTAATGCActatagaagaaaaaaaaatatattAACAAGCCTATCGCTAGGCAGAGCACACAATATAATTATGAAACCAAGATTCCAAGAATAAGTTTGAACTCCAATCTTGCAACACTTGTACATCATAATCCAACACTTGTCGTGATATTCATCATACTTTTCCCAAAATGAAATATACAACATGTGTTTGTAAACAATGTTTCATACGCTAATTGCTCATACTGAAGCATCGTGAATGGTTTACATAACTACATATTATGCATGTGTAATCAATCAATATATACGTATAAGTTTGAGAGCTAGGCGCAAGTGATCTTAGGTCTATTATTTACACAAATGCCAAGCCAAGAGAAAAGAGGTATTCTGAAAACATTAAGACGGTCTGGACCAAGGAATCGCCTCATCAATCAAAGGATGATCCTGCAAAATTGGTGGGTGACCCAATCCCTCACTTTATACTAGGCTACGCTTCTGAGGTACAAGGTTATGATGGACCAACCCATTACATTCCTCAACTAAACAAGGAAGCTAGGATTGCATGGTCAATTCACAACTGTGAAACGAAATAACCCTTTTGCATAGGCCCAACTTTCTGTATCGTAGTAAACAAAATGCAGAGTGCGTTAACTAAAAAAAAAAGACTGCAATCCGTTTTTGTTTCATCAGAGTGTGAAACAAGTACAACTAAAGCCCAATATTTTAAGTACATATCTGGAAATGAGAATAGCTATATGACACCACAAAgcaaaatacaaattaaacaatACTTTCCTGAAGGACATCAATGGAAGTAAACAGGATATATAATACCTTGAAAAGGTTTCCTGCATAAGAAGCTGCATTATCACATCTTTCGGCTCAATTTCTGAGATAAGTGCGAGGGATGCCCCGGCATAGCCTTCACTCTAGTAACAAGGAAAAAACATGACACCATGGAAAGTACTTAGATAACTGAGGAGTTAGTTAGTCCTAAGCTCAGTGAGAAATGGTTGTTAGGAATAATTAGAAAGTAACTGGTAAGATAGCAATTAGCCAATTACAAAGGTTGTGGGCTACCTGATTTAACTGGTTATTTTTCGATGCAAAGCGCATGGAATCATCAAGACCTGTGAAATACAAGGAATCACCAGGTAGGCACATCACACAATTTATTCACatgtgagttgcaaaatacaatgCCAACGAAGTTAGAAAACACTTCGTTTTACAGGGAAAAAAACTAGCACTGACCAAACACAGTGGCACTTACAAAATTGCGTGAAAACCTTATGGAATAAACAGCATCCACCAAAGGTGGGGCGAAGGAGGGTGTATCTTCAGAAAATAGTAAATGATGGGGGAAAAACTGGGTGCTAATTCAGTTTAGGTAATCCTATTTTTTAATCACATCTTTAAAGATTTTGGCAAAATTGAGAGCAACATGCAAATATGAGGACATTGAGAGGCTTCAAAACTT contains the following coding sequences:
- the LOC124663015 gene encoding uncharacterized protein LOC124663015; this translates as MESPAAGGDPRPSPSGGASPPPPPPPPPPSGWLAGLVSGAGRLLASVLGPDSSPTCSGSTASGRSASSSPTSLRHARARDGGSGLDDSMRFASKNNQLNQSEGYAGASLALISEIEPKDVIMQLLMQETFSRSECATLIKIIQERVVDPDSAGVIDGYIPLPISWKDDKEPALGYSSFSPNVSSPSASPFPIHRHGYDSNAAADTVPTKTAASRGLFNHNDDNIESTKKRSYSVVRDTPEDLRRVRTKIDGNPINITKFKQVDVVRNRPGGDHKNNEPTFFKSGPIEDLKHGFPLKVKHLNDLIPFERKMMDLSHEKHKDAACDDSGSVSKLMFKEDIEAMPSVQMGLQLQNGSKNRRRKQSNSPRTTPKVSELPPAMGTRNQANSPRTIPRLSEPPARGTRSKISDSTVKVEIDLLEQITPVSRDKRDPDYVPEKKPVGKPKKGK